The following proteins are encoded in a genomic region of Chloracidobacterium sp.:
- the eutM gene encoding ethanolamine utilization microcompartment protein EutM, with product MQEALGMVETKGLVAMIEASDAMVKAANVQLVGYEKIGAGFVTAIVRGDVAAVKAATDAGAAAARRVGELVSVHVIPRPHASVDETLPVVKK from the coding sequence ATGCAGGAAGCATTGGGAATGGTTGAAACAAAGGGCCTCGTCGCAATGATCGAGGCCTCGGATGCAATGGTCAAGGCGGCGAACGTGCAGCTTGTCGGCTATGAGAAGATCGGAGCGGGATTTGTTACCGCGATCGTCCGCGGCGATGTCGCTGCGGTCAAGGCGGCGACAGATGCCGGTGCGGCTGCGGCACGCCGTGTCGGCGAGCTTGTGAGCGTGCACGTGATACCGCGTCCGCACGCGAGCGTTGACGAAACGCTGCCGGTGGTCAAAAAGTAG
- a CDS encoding ethanolamine utilization protein EutN, with product MLLARVIGNIVATHKNQRYEGTRAMLCRQITPEGEDMDYTCIALDSVDSGEGDIVLIAQEGWSASTASTGKPGAAIDSAIVGVIDRIDLI from the coding sequence ATGCTTCTAGCCCGTGTCATCGGAAACATCGTTGCAACGCACAAAAATCAGCGTTATGAGGGTACGCGCGCGATGCTCTGCCGCCAGATCACGCCCGAAGGTGAGGATATGGATTACACATGTATCGCTCTTGACTCGGTCGATTCCGGTGAGGGCGACATAGTTTTGATCGCGCAAGAAGGCTGGTCGGCATCGACCGCTTCGACGGGAAAGCCCGGAGCGGCGATCGACTCGGCGATAGTCGGCGTTATCGATCGGATCGACCTGATCTGA
- a CDS encoding EutN/CcmL family microcompartment protein → MIIARILGTVVSTQKDERLQGKKLLIVKPINLDGSDQSGYIVSVDTVGAGFDEKVLVVGGSSARMAEGNKDCPVDSAIIGVIDEIDHSG, encoded by the coding sequence ATGATAATCGCGCGGATATTGGGCACGGTTGTGTCCACTCAAAAGGATGAACGCCTTCAAGGCAAAAAGCTGCTCATCGTAAAGCCGATCAACCTGGACGGCAGCGACCAAAGCGGCTATATCGTTTCTGTGGATACGGTCGGTGCGGGCTTTGATGAAAAGGTGCTCGTGGTCGGCGGTTCGTCTGCACGTATGGCCGAAGGGAACAAGGACTGTCCGGTCGATTCCGCCATTATCGGCGTCATCGACGAGATCGACCACAGCGGCTAG
- a CDS encoding EutN/CcmL family microcompartment protein translates to MQIARVIGTLVSTVKNEALSGRKLLIVETLDADLKPKGKPTIALDAVGAGVGELVFWCRGKEASFPFKRDEIPTDCTIVGIIDSDKHVRNGEHR, encoded by the coding sequence ATGCAGATAGCACGAGTTATCGGAACTTTGGTTTCGACAGTGAAGAACGAGGCGCTTAGCGGCCGAAAGCTCTTGATCGTCGAAACGCTTGACGCCGACTTGAAGCCAAAGGGTAAGCCAACTATCGCACTCGATGCGGTCGGTGCGGGCGTCGGCGAACTCGTCTTTTGGTGCCGCGGCAAAGAAGCCTCATTCCCGTTCAAGCGTGATGAGATCCCGACCGATTGCACCATCGTCGGCATTATTGACTCCGACAAGCATGTACGGAACGGCGAACACCGCTAG
- a CDS encoding class II aldolase/adducin family protein — protein MDELQARKLIIEIGRLLYDRSYVVASDGNVSIRLDENTVLATPTMTCKGRMTESGLVLTDMEGRALSEGRASSELAMHLLIYKMRPDIMSVCHAHPPYGTAFAVAGLPIDQPILSEVILTLGCVPLAGYGTPSTRELTEKMKPFIENHNALLMANHGAVAYGSDAWQAFDRLETLEHTAKIAILARTLGGANDLPADAIKKLVNIREKAGYLTEKARCQSCGYLHEQGIVCERDVAERSASDHDGQRVSLTREQLIELLSRAANLS, from the coding sequence ATGGACGAGTTACAAGCCAGAAAACTCATCATTGAGATCGGCAGACTGCTGTATGATCGCAGCTACGTGGTTGCATCCGACGGCAACGTAAGCATCCGCCTCGATGAGAATACCGTGCTTGCTACACCGACGATGACATGTAAGGGCCGCATGACCGAAAGCGGCCTTGTACTCACGGATATGGAGGGCCGTGCTTTGTCGGAGGGCCGTGCATCAAGCGAACTTGCAATGCACCTGCTCATTTACAAGATGCGGCCCGATATTATGTCCGTATGCCATGCCCATCCGCCGTACGGAACGGCCTTTGCCGTCGCAGGACTTCCGATCGATCAGCCGATCCTTTCTGAAGTCATACTGACGCTGGGCTGCGTTCCGTTGGCCGGTTACGGTACGCCCTCGACAAGGGAACTGACCGAGAAGATGAAGCCTTTTATCGAAAATCACAACGCATTGCTCATGGCGAATCACGGGGCGGTAGCCTACGGCTCTGACGCATGGCAGGCGTTCGATCGGCTTGAAACCCTCGAACACACGGCAAAGATCGCAATATTGGCTCGTACGCTCGGCGGGGCGAACGACCTGCCGGCCGATGCCATAAAGAAACTTGTAAATATCAGGGAAAAGGCCGGTTATCTTACAGAAAAGGCACGCTGCCAATCGTGCGGCTACCTCCATGAGCAAGGCATCGTCTGTGAACGCGATGTCGCAGAACGCTCTGCCAGCGATCACGACGGGCAGCGAGTATCGCTAACTCGCGAACAATTGATCGAGCTTTTGAGCAGGGCGGCCAATTTGAGTTAA